A DNA window from Leptolyngbya sp. KIOST-1 contains the following coding sequences:
- a CDS encoding DUF2267 domain-containing protein → MVDATKANNPSGGEPANAQTSRPEIADRDRPFLEKVATEGGFPDVYDARDFTEIVFRVMRDLMTTEAADRVAKELKNEDTLPNANDKSLHMDVVELWRDTNPLVGFLSRVRPPWQGPGIFKIDSDRFMFRVANEGGLKRPQEDKYAVRSQAVKAVFSATKAELSQERIQEIATWMPEGEVLDLWQQA, encoded by the coding sequence ATGGTAGATGCTACCAAAGCCAATAATCCGTCGGGTGGTGAGCCTGCTAATGCTCAGACATCCCGCCCTGAAATTGCCGATCGCGATCGCCCCTTTCTGGAGAAAGTCGCCACCGAAGGTGGTTTTCCTGATGTTTACGACGCTCGCGACTTTACCGAAATTGTCTTTCGCGTTATGCGCGATCTGATGACGACGGAAGCCGCCGATCGCGTGGCTAAAGAACTTAAAAACGAAGACACCTTGCCCAATGCCAACGACAAGTCCCTGCATATGGATGTGGTTGAACTGTGGCGCGATACCAATCCCCTGGTGGGATTTCTCAGCCGGGTTCGTCCACCCTGGCAAGGCCCTGGCATCTTCAAAATTGACTCCGATCGCTTCATGTTTCGGGTCGCAAACGAAGGCGGTCTCAAGCGACCCCAAGAGGACAAATATGCCGTCCGCAGCCAGGCTGTAAAGGCCGTTTTTTCTGCTACCAAAGCCGAGCTATCGCAGGAGCGAATTCAGGAAATTGCTACCTGGATGCCCGAGGGCGAAGTTCTCGATCTCTGGCAGCAGGCCTAG
- a CDS encoding molybdenum cofactor guanylyltransferase encodes MTAVAAVVLAGGRSSRMGRDKALISLGSETLIQRTCRVAIAGADAVYVVTSWGDRYRPLLPASVQFIPEHPLPELPETFPGPLVALVQALSWFQNRPGGSPDWVLVLACDMPNLSATTLATWRTELAAIPSPYLAYLPQRQQRWEPLCGFYRATALESLRQYAIASSGRSLQGWLHQHPVLPIAQVNDAMLANLNTPADLEQWQQRRPPPLPPDSHGPDIQDV; translated from the coding sequence ATGACAGCGGTGGCGGCGGTGGTGCTGGCCGGGGGGCGCAGCTCGCGCATGGGCCGCGACAAAGCTCTGATTTCGCTGGGGTCTGAAACACTGATTCAGCGCACCTGCCGGGTAGCGATCGCCGGTGCCGACGCGGTGTACGTGGTCACCTCCTGGGGCGATCGCTACCGCCCGCTCCTGCCCGCCTCGGTGCAGTTCATCCCAGAGCACCCCCTGCCGGAGCTGCCCGAAACCTTTCCAGGCCCGCTGGTGGCCCTGGTTCAGGCGCTGAGCTGGTTTCAAAATCGGCCTGGGGGTAGCCCCGACTGGGTGCTGGTGCTGGCCTGCGATATGCCCAACCTATCCGCAACCACCCTGGCCACCTGGCGCACCGAATTGGCCGCCATTCCCTCGCCCTACCTGGCCTACCTGCCCCAGCGTCAGCAGCGCTGGGAGCCGCTGTGTGGGTTCTACCGGGCCACGGCCCTGGAGTCGCTGCGGCAGTACGCGATCGCATCTTCGGGGCGATCGCTGCAGGGCTGGCTCCACCAGCACCCGGTCTTACCGATCGCCCAGGTCAACGACGCCATGCTGGCCAACCTCAACACCCCCGCCGACCTGGAGCAGTGGCAGCAGCGCAGGCCACCCCCGCTACCGCCAGACAGCCACGGGCCGGATATTCAGGACGTGTGA
- a CDS encoding phytanoyl-CoA dioxygenase family protein, whose product MDYQPIQLTPEQIQQFQEDGFLILENFLPSDYAQRLADRLEPMFHGEFETGIFPDEWHWRPRMSLPDITREICNGWKSDRTIASLVLSSEIGRLSAMLAGWDGARIGQDSLWMKPPNAQAIAMHQDGVYIDYLNPAEMMTCWVALDRATAADGTLVYAKGSHKWPISSVEGEFHAPTKDYRWAMLQAAENAGVTEPELVVVDIPAGGCAFHHGRTWHGLGPTTRTEGMFRSIGLHTIPASAQFHPTNPQGYIYGRYKRVGNTEMDESFFPILWREDGYRSPHLAEYCKDPLGAAMAIA is encoded by the coding sequence ATGGACTATCAACCGATTCAACTCACCCCCGAGCAGATTCAGCAGTTCCAGGAGGACGGCTTTTTGATCCTGGAAAACTTTCTGCCGTCCGACTACGCCCAGCGCCTAGCCGATCGCCTGGAGCCCATGTTCCACGGCGAGTTTGAGACCGGCATTTTCCCCGACGAGTGGCACTGGCGACCGCGCATGAGCCTGCCCGACATCACCCGCGAAATCTGCAACGGCTGGAAGAGCGATCGCACCATCGCCAGCCTGGTGCTCTCCTCAGAAATTGGTCGCCTCAGCGCCATGCTAGCTGGGTGGGACGGGGCCAGAATTGGCCAGGACAGCCTGTGGATGAAGCCGCCCAATGCCCAGGCGATCGCCATGCACCAGGACGGTGTCTACATCGACTACCTCAACCCCGCCGAGATGATGACCTGCTGGGTCGCCCTAGACCGCGCCACCGCCGCCGACGGCACCCTGGTCTATGCCAAGGGCTCCCACAAATGGCCGATTTCCAGCGTTGAAGGCGAGTTCCATGCCCCCACCAAGGACTACCGCTGGGCCATGCTGCAAGCGGCAGAGAATGCGGGAGTGACCGAACCCGAGCTGGTTGTGGTCGATATCCCCGCCGGGGGCTGCGCCTTCCACCATGGGCGCACCTGGCACGGCCTTGGCCCCACCACCCGCACCGAGGGTATGTTCCGCAGCATTGGGTTGCACACGATTCCCGCCAGCGCCCAGTTCCACCCCACCAACCCCCAGGGCTACATCTACGGTCGCTACAAGCGGGTGGGCAATACAGAAATGGATGAGAGTTTTTTCCCCATTCTCTGGCGCGAAGACGGCTACCGCAGTCCGCACCTAGCGGAGTATTGCAAAGATCC
- a CDS encoding GMC oxidoreductase, producing the protein MFTLRFATVDYRPDRQITLRTNLDNWTKDIPGLYENGAWRFELPVARYGGGFTFKFVLERTYWQTGPDLFLQPVPGGDYFYAAPTVTFPPLSELVVENPHVQQQFFPPNLDENRLYDVIVVGSGIGGGILADQLSDLGLDVLVLEAGSYLFPTHTANLPRQHRVGQFDKHVWNLYERFKVQNFANGFGSTFDGGQAFNLGGKSIFWGGLIPRMAWWELDRWPRSLRWFLEGGGYQQAEDLMNRVPLPPTPYRRRVKQFLRQTLAEFTAFDAPMAVQYSNPQDLSTVPTGMFSTADLLTESMLTDGPQGNQHLFINLNHPVSRVETQGNRVSRVVAYDLIAQQERSYQGRAVVLCAGTVESAKIAQLSGLADPTNKIGVGITDHPIYFTHFALPATADLYDPNSTSKVLLQPNDGPTRPYNIVLEFGADFNQGRYVDLALLERHRRERGNVMLCEIVFLMDAPLMEQNTIQQAGPAYARPVVQMQPSPLGDQYYGAMSALKDQLIAALGGQPLVNNDLSLRVAGLGGVAHEVGSLRMSGETPDGQSLNDGVVDTDLKFLAYDNLYACDLSVFPSSPAANPTLTLAALAIRLAEHLREVIG; encoded by the coding sequence ATGTTTACCCTGCGCTTTGCCACCGTTGACTACCGCCCCGATCGCCAGATCACCCTCCGCACCAACCTGGACAACTGGACCAAAGATATTCCCGGCCTCTACGAAAATGGAGCCTGGCGCTTCGAGCTGCCCGTTGCCCGCTACGGCGGCGGCTTCACCTTCAAGTTTGTGCTGGAGCGCACCTACTGGCAAACCGGCCCCGACCTGTTTCTGCAGCCCGTGCCGGGCGGCGACTACTTCTATGCGGCCCCCACCGTCACCTTTCCGCCCCTGTCGGAGCTGGTGGTGGAAAATCCCCACGTGCAGCAGCAGTTCTTTCCCCCCAACCTGGACGAAAATCGCCTCTACGACGTGATTGTAGTGGGCTCCGGCATTGGCGGCGGCATTCTGGCCGACCAGCTCTCTGACCTGGGCCTGGATGTGCTGGTGCTGGAGGCGGGCAGCTACCTGTTCCCCACCCACACCGCCAACCTGCCCCGCCAGCACCGCGTCGGCCAGTTCGACAAGCATGTCTGGAACCTCTACGAACGCTTCAAGGTGCAGAACTTTGCCAACGGCTTTGGCTCCACCTTCGACGGCGGTCAGGCCTTCAACCTGGGCGGCAAATCGATCTTCTGGGGCGGCCTGATTCCCCGCATGGCCTGGTGGGAGCTCGATCGCTGGCCCCGCAGCCTGCGCTGGTTTCTGGAGGGCGGCGGCTACCAGCAGGCCGAAGACCTGATGAACCGCGTGCCCCTGCCCCCCACCCCCTACCGCCGCCGCGTCAAGCAGTTTCTGCGCCAAACCCTGGCCGAGTTCACCGCCTTCGACGCCCCGATGGCAGTGCAGTACTCCAACCCCCAAGACCTCAGCACCGTGCCCACCGGCATGTTTTCCACCGCCGACCTGCTCACCGAGTCGATGCTGACCGATGGCCCCCAGGGCAACCAGCACCTGTTCATCAACCTCAACCACCCCGTCAGCCGGGTGGAGACCCAGGGCAACCGGGTGAGCCGCGTGGTGGCCTACGACCTGATTGCCCAGCAGGAGCGCAGCTACCAGGGGCGGGCGGTGGTGCTCTGCGCGGGCACCGTCGAAAGCGCCAAAATTGCCCAGCTCAGCGGCCTGGCGGACCCCACCAACAAAATTGGCGTCGGCATTACCGACCACCCCATCTACTTCACCCACTTTGCCCTGCCCGCCACCGCCGACCTCTACGACCCCAACAGCACCAGCAAAGTGCTGCTCCAGCCCAACGATGGCCCCACCCGTCCGTACAACATCGTGCTGGAGTTTGGGGCCGACTTTAACCAGGGCCGCTATGTCGATCTAGCCCTGCTGGAGCGCCACCGCCGCGAACGGGGCAACGTCATGCTCTGCGAAATTGTGTTTTTGATGGATGCGCCCCTGATGGAGCAAAACACGATTCAGCAGGCTGGCCCCGCCTACGCCAGGCCCGTCGTGCAGATGCAGCCCAGCCCCCTCGGCGACCAGTACTACGGCGCAATGAGCGCGCTCAAAGACCAGCTGATCGCCGCTTTGGGCGGGCAACCCCTGGTCAACAACGACCTCAGCCTCAGAGTCGCCGGGCTGGGCGGGGTGGCCCACGAGGTCGGCAGCCTGCGGATGAGCGGCGAAACCCCAGACGGTCAGTCGCTCAACGATGGCGTGGTCGATACGGACCTCAAGTTTTTGGCCTACGACAACCTCTACGCCTGCGATCTGTCGGTGTTTCCCTCCTCGCCAGCAGCGAACCCCACCCTGACCCTGGCCGCCCTGGCCATTCGCCTGGCCGAACACCTGCGAGAGGTGATCGGATAA
- a CDS encoding rhomboid family intramembrane serine protease — protein MVPLKDYNPGQRTPYVTYGLIVLNIAIFIYELTLPTYGLTDFFHAWAVVPQEFSTSLTTGVSVVNAEEWLTVVTSQFLHGGFLHLAGNMLYLWIFGNNVEDQMGHLRFLVFYLLCGTLANLAQWFFAMDSGIPSLGASGAIAGVMGAYIFRFPQVRILTLVPLGPFPLPLRIPALFYLGLWFVQQAIYGVASLGAPAMIGMEGGGIAYWAHAGGFAIGALLGPLFGLFSQPDLEVSADSPGVE, from the coding sequence GTGGTACCCCTAAAAGACTACAACCCCGGCCAGCGCACGCCCTACGTCACCTACGGGCTGATTGTGCTCAACATCGCCATTTTTATCTACGAACTCACCCTGCCCACCTACGGGCTGACCGACTTCTTCCACGCTTGGGCGGTGGTGCCCCAGGAGTTTTCGACCAGCCTCACCACCGGGGTTTCGGTCGTCAACGCCGAAGAATGGCTGACCGTCGTCACCAGTCAGTTTCTCCACGGGGGCTTTTTGCACCTGGCGGGCAACATGCTGTACCTGTGGATCTTTGGCAACAACGTAGAAGACCAGATGGGGCACCTCCGGTTCCTGGTGTTTTACCTGCTGTGCGGCACCCTGGCGAACCTGGCCCAGTGGTTTTTTGCTATGGATTCAGGCATTCCGTCCCTGGGGGCCAGCGGCGCGATCGCAGGGGTGATGGGAGCCTACATCTTCCGCTTTCCCCAGGTGCGAATTCTCACCCTGGTGCCCCTGGGGCCTTTTCCCCTGCCGCTGAGAATACCGGCCCTGTTTTACCTGGGCCTCTGGTTTGTGCAGCAGGCCATCTACGGCGTTGCCAGCCTGGGTGCCCCCGCCATGATTGGCATGGAGGGGGGCGGCATTGCCTACTGGGCCCACGCTGGAGGCTTTGCGATTGGGGCGCTGCTGGGGCCGCTGTTTGGCCTGTTTAGCCAGCCCGACCTGGAGGTTTCCGCCGACAGCCCAGGGGTGGAGTAG
- a CDS encoding substrate-binding periplasmic protein, which translates to MCPPLPVAESLSGLTVESGILHIAASDFDARPMSFLTPDGHRTGYEPELARAICASLGLTPVWHNLPMAEFYTCLSTGQYDVVWFNQAITPARLQVVGFTQPYGLFDEAVLVKKGRGITSIDDLAGKRVGGLADSTNIALVEGFPGAKAVPYPGSDQVLPEMLAALRAGDIDALIDDELVLVVAAEDDDSLEIAFTLPTRVPFAIATPKQNPTLNATLNAAIAAALADGTMANLWAEWIPWKPFPF; encoded by the coding sequence ATGTGTCCTCCGTTACCCGTTGCTGAATCTCTAAGCGGTCTGACCGTTGAGTCTGGAATTCTCCACATCGCCGCCAGCGACTTCGATGCCCGTCCCATGAGCTTTTTGACCCCTGACGGTCACCGCACCGGTTACGAACCCGAACTGGCCCGCGCCATCTGTGCATCCCTGGGGCTGACACCGGTATGGCACAACCTGCCCATGGCCGAGTTCTACACCTGCCTGAGTACCGGTCAGTACGACGTGGTGTGGTTCAACCAGGCGATTACCCCCGCCCGCCTCCAGGTCGTAGGGTTTACCCAGCCCTATGGCCTGTTTGACGAAGCGGTGCTGGTGAAAAAAGGCAGGGGCATTACCTCAATCGACGACCTGGCAGGCAAGCGGGTGGGGGGGCTAGCGGACAGCACCAACATCGCGCTGGTAGAGGGGTTCCCGGGGGCGAAGGCGGTGCCCTACCCCGGCAGCGACCAGGTGCTGCCGGAGATGCTGGCGGCCCTGCGGGCGGGGGATATCGACGCCCTGATCGACGACGAACTGGTGCTGGTGGTGGCTGCTGAGGATGACGACTCGCTGGAAATTGCCTTTACCCTGCCGACGCGGGTGCCCTTTGCGATCGCCACCCCCAAACAGAACCCCACGCTGAATGCCACCCTCAATGCCGCGATCGCCGCTGCCCTGGCCGACGGCACCATGGCCAACCTCTGGGCCGAGTGGATTCCCTGGAAACCTTTCCCGTTTTGA
- a CDS encoding serine/threonine-protein kinase → MTASSRNFPSESKPLGGRYRLLQPLGVGGFGQTFSAQDLHLPGHPICVVKQLQPQVSTPEELQTARRLFDTEAQTLYRLGSHPQIPGLLAHFEEDQEFYLAQEYVEGHALTEELGTPWSEAQVTAFLGDLLGILAFVHGHGVIHRDIKPSNLIRRAGDNRIVLIDFGAVKQVSSQATALRSHLSHTISIGTQGYMPSEQVAGRPQFSSDIYAVGILGIQALTGYPPTELHPDPHSGELEWRHLATKAHPALVEVLDTMVRYDFRTRYTTAAEALAALRSLPPALSRYVPQAEIAALGQLPRTTVPTVAVGRRRDTRLTTQAAAPRTSAQALARRRDYSPASPWLPLVAGALAVGVAAIAALVGWQAWRSASSPEAETPIATTAPADPDPVEAAPETPTPPPAAAEPAAEPEAEAEPPATPEPAATTAPSPAEDAPAPAPASDLTPEAAQATVSALYGYVSSQAWDAARSQFGGSLAQQFDPGFFAQFDRVSVENLRVTGQTANTVEFLGENTYVYPDGSTQREQRSFTVQMQDGRPRIVASSFRGVVQPRR, encoded by the coding sequence ATGACCGCTTCGTCCCGCAACTTTCCATCCGAGTCGAAACCGCTGGGGGGCCGTTACCGCCTGCTGCAGCCCCTGGGAGTCGGGGGCTTTGGGCAGACCTTTAGCGCCCAGGATTTGCACCTGCCGGGGCATCCGATCTGCGTGGTGAAGCAGCTCCAGCCCCAGGTGAGCACCCCTGAGGAGTTGCAGACGGCGCGGCGACTGTTTGATACCGAGGCCCAGACCCTTTACCGGCTGGGGTCGCACCCGCAGATTCCGGGGCTGCTGGCCCACTTTGAGGAAGATCAGGAGTTTTACCTGGCCCAGGAGTATGTCGAAGGGCACGCCCTGACCGAGGAGTTGGGTACGCCCTGGAGCGAGGCCCAGGTAACGGCTTTTCTGGGCGATTTGCTGGGGATTTTGGCTTTTGTGCACGGCCACGGTGTCATTCATCGCGACATCAAGCCGTCGAATTTGATTCGCCGCGCGGGCGACAACCGCATCGTGCTGATTGACTTTGGCGCGGTGAAGCAGGTCAGCAGCCAGGCTACCGCCCTGCGATCGCACCTCAGCCACACCATTTCCATTGGCACCCAGGGGTACATGCCCAGCGAACAGGTGGCGGGGCGGCCCCAGTTTAGCAGCGACATCTATGCGGTCGGCATCCTAGGCATTCAGGCTTTGACCGGGTACCCGCCCACGGAGCTGCACCCCGACCCCCACAGCGGCGAGCTGGAGTGGCGGCACCTTGCCACCAAGGCCCACCCGGCCCTGGTGGAGGTGCTGGATACCATGGTGCGCTACGACTTTCGCACCCGCTACACCACCGCCGCCGAGGCGCTGGCGGCGCTGCGGAGCCTGCCCCCGGCCCTGAGTCGGTACGTACCCCAAGCGGAGATAGCCGCCCTCGGCCAGTTGCCCAGAACCACCGTCCCCACGGTGGCGGTCGGGCGACGACGCGACACCCGACTCACCACCCAGGCTGCGGCCCCCCGGACCTCGGCCCAGGCTCTGGCTCGACGGCGAGATTATTCCCCGGCGTCGCCCTGGCTGCCGCTGGTGGCGGGGGCGCTGGCGGTAGGTGTGGCGGCGATCGCGGCCCTTGTGGGCTGGCAGGCCTGGCGCTCAGCCTCTTCCCCCGAGGCCGAAACCCCGATCGCAACCACCGCCCCCGCAGACCCCGATCCGGTGGAGGCAGCGCCTGAGACCCCTACCCCGCCCCCCGCTGCCGCTGAACCCGCCGCCGAGCCCGAGGCCGAGGCCGAGCCCCCGGCCACCCCAGAACCAGCGGCGACCACCGCTCCGTCCCCCGCCGAGGATGCCCCTGCACCAGCCCCCGCCTCTGACCTCACCCCAGAGGCGGCCCAGGCGACGGTCAGTGCCCTGTACGGCTACGTCTCGAGCCAGGCGTGGGATGCGGCGCGATCGCAGTTTGGCGGTTCCCTGGCCCAGCAGTTTGACCCCGGATTTTTTGCCCAGTTCGATCGCGTCTCGGTGGAGAACCTGCGAGTGACCGGGCAAACCGCCAACACCGTGGAATTTTTGGGCGAGAATACCTACGTCTACCCCGATGGCTCCACCCAGCGCGAGCAGCGCAGCTTCACGGTGCAGATGCAGGACGGTCGGCCCCGCATTGTGGCCTCCAGCTTTAGGGGGGTGGTGCAGCCGCGTCGCTAG
- a CDS encoding DUF29 domain-containing protein, producing the protein MSDAYSTDFSQWTRQTAQLLRERRWQDIDVANLIDEVEDLGKSERRAIASQLTRLLLHLLKWQYQPQRRSDSWLDSITDARTQIHLAIQDSPSLKGYPAEQLADCYRRARHQAATQTKQELSVFPATCQYALDLILAEDWLPEGY; encoded by the coding sequence GTGAGCGACGCCTACTCAACTGATTTTAGCCAATGGACCCGCCAAACCGCCCAACTGCTGAGGGAGCGGCGCTGGCAAGACATTGACGTGGCCAATTTGATCGACGAGGTGGAAGATTTGGGCAAAAGTGAGCGACGGGCGATCGCCAGCCAGCTGACCCGCCTTCTACTCCATCTGCTCAAATGGCAATATCAGCCCCAGCGCCGCTCCGATAGCTGGCTCGACTCCATTACCGACGCTCGTACCCAGATTCACTTGGCAATTCAGGATAGCCCTAGCCTCAAGGGCTACCCAGCGGAGCAACTCGCAGACTGCTATCGCCGCGCCCGCCATCAGGCTGCCACCCAAACAAAGCAAGAGCTTTCGGTGTTTCCAGCCACTTGTCAATATGCTTTGGACCTGATTCTGGCCGAAGACTGGCTCCCAGAGGGCTATTGA
- the mtnA gene encoding S-methyl-5-thioribose-1-phosphate isomerase, whose product MIAPSDTHVYPVLWQDDHLVLIDQRQLPERYNIVSIHRCDDVVRSLRSGIVQGGSALGIAAAYGLYLGATEIQTDDPTAFWERIEAIGEQFKQTRPDKAHLQWAVDTMLRVVHHSTASIEALRVQLLAQAQAMQAEDFRLCHAIGDFGLQVLPNSPAKLTVLTHCNHGALATSGYGTSLGMMRSLWQAGRLERVYAAETRPTFQGSRLTAWECVQEGIPVTVITDSMAAHCMQQGLVHAVLAGADRIAGNGDTISKIGTYSLAVLAQAHRLPFLVAAPISTIDFGVATGEGMAIAEHPPEEIYQLGYSQTAVRGGQQVTVVPGGADVYNPASDLTPARLITAIVTEKGAFIPDRLGELQTA is encoded by the coding sequence ATGATTGCTCCCAGCGATACCCACGTTTACCCCGTGCTCTGGCAAGACGACCACCTGGTGCTGATTGACCAGCGGCAGCTGCCAGAGCGGTACAACATTGTGTCGATCCACCGCTGCGACGACGTGGTGCGATCGCTGCGGTCGGGCATTGTGCAGGGCGGGTCTGCCCTGGGCATTGCGGCGGCCTACGGCCTCTACCTGGGGGCCACCGAAATTCAGACTGACGACCCCACCGCCTTTTGGGAGCGGATCGAGGCGATTGGCGAGCAGTTTAAGCAGACCCGGCCCGACAAGGCCCACCTGCAGTGGGCGGTGGACACCATGCTGAGGGTGGTGCACCACTCCACTGCTTCGATCGAGGCCCTGAGGGTGCAGCTGCTGGCCCAGGCCCAGGCCATGCAGGCCGAGGATTTTCGCCTCTGCCACGCGATTGGGGACTTTGGCCTGCAGGTGTTGCCCAATTCCCCAGCCAAGCTCACGGTGCTGACCCACTGTAACCACGGGGCGCTAGCTACCTCGGGCTATGGCACCTCCCTGGGCATGATGCGATCGCTGTGGCAGGCGGGTCGCCTGGAGCGGGTCTACGCCGCCGAAACTCGCCCCACCTTTCAGGGGTCGCGGCTGACCGCCTGGGAATGCGTGCAGGAGGGCATTCCGGTGACGGTGATTACCGACAGCATGGCCGCCCACTGCATGCAGCAGGGGCTCGTCCACGCTGTGCTGGCCGGGGCCGATCGCATTGCCGGCAATGGCGACACGATCAGCAAGATCGGCACCTACAGCCTGGCTGTGCTGGCCCAGGCCCACCGGCTCCCCTTCCTGGTGGCGGCCCCGATTTCCACGATCGACTTTGGCGTGGCCACGGGAGAGGGGATGGCGATCGCCGAGCACCCGCCGGAAGAAATTTACCAGTTGGGCTACAGCCAGACCGCAGTGCGGGGTGGGCAACAGGTCACCGTTGTTCCCGGCGGGGCCGACGTCTACAACCCCGCCTCTGACCTGACCCCGGCCCGGTTGATCACCGCGATCGTGACCGAAAAAGGGGCCTTTATCCCCGATCGGTTGGGGGAACTGCAAACGGCGTAG
- a CDS encoding pentapeptide repeat-containing protein produces the protein MESQSVSITLAQMLNLYATGRRDFSHFDFHEAWMPGLELPGIDLSLANLVSANLQQAKLAKARLSGCNLWRANLCGANLEGADLARAVLIRADLSGVNLTAADLRCSDLRLATLHRSSLPQADLRQANLSYTDLRGADLTGADLRGADLTGANLRGANLAIAQLQGACLDRAWFDEVDPPHPELSSSL, from the coding sequence ATGGAGAGTCAGTCAGTCAGCATCACCCTGGCTCAGATGCTCAACCTGTACGCTACAGGGCGGCGTGATTTTAGCCACTTCGACTTCCATGAAGCCTGGATGCCTGGGCTAGAGCTGCCTGGTATCGACCTGAGCCTGGCCAACCTGGTATCGGCTAATCTGCAGCAGGCCAAACTGGCGAAGGCCAGGCTCAGCGGCTGCAATCTGTGGCGGGCCAACCTGTGCGGGGCCAATTTAGAAGGGGCCGATCTGGCTCGCGCAGTGCTAATTCGAGCTGATTTGAGCGGGGTGAATCTGACCGCCGCCGACCTGCGCTGCAGCGATCTGCGCCTGGCGACGCTGCACCGGAGCAGTCTGCCCCAGGCCGACCTGCGCCAGGCCAACCTCAGCTATACCGACCTGCGCGGGGCCGACCTGACTGGGGCCGACCTGCGCGGGGCTGACCTGACTGGAGCCAACCTGCGCGGGGCCAACCTGGCGATCGCTCAGCTCCAGGGCGCCTGTCTCGATCGGGCCTGGTTCGACGAAGTCGATCCGCCCCACCCGGAGCTATCCTCCAGTCTCTAG